One Deltaproteobacteria bacterium genomic window carries:
- a CDS encoding ester cyclase yields the protein MSIDNKAIVRRLFEMWNTGNVDQIEELYSPDYVSDYRPYAPLRTGHAAIKAMVQNARATFPDYHEALEEMIAEDDKVVVRLTITGTQKGPWGPIPPTGKQLRYEEILILRFTDGKVVHQRGLVDNLHALRQLGVVPTPPSS from the coding sequence ATGTCCATCGACAACAAAGCCATCGTTCGTCGTTTGTTCGAGATGTGGAACACCGGCAATGTCGACCAGATCGAGGAACTCTACTCGCCGGACTACGTGTCCGACTATCGGCCCTACGCGCCGTTGCGCACCGGTCACGCCGCCATCAAGGCCATGGTGCAGAACGCGCGCGCCACATTCCCCGACTACCACGAGGCGCTGGAGGAGATGATCGCCGAAGACGACAAAGTGGTCGTGCGCTTGACGATCACCGGCACACAGAAGGGACCGTGGGGACCAATCCCGCCGACCGGCAAGCAGCTCCGCTATGAGGAGATTTTGATCCTGCGCTTCACCGACGGCAAAGTCGTGCATCAGCGCGGCCTCGTCGACAACCTCCACGCCTTGCGTCAGCTCGGTGTGGTGCCGACGCCGCCGAGCTCGTGA
- a CDS encoding N-acetyltransferase: MAIRDATPADIEAMVTLSEAFRQRLTTYSPTFWRKAEDSFARQVTWFEILLGLDDTIALVDDEEGSLRGFVIGRLTPAPPVYAPGGPGCLIDDFCVTSEDDWPTVGRALLAEIEARSKQRGAGACIVICAHLDARKRAFLAQRDFAVTAEWHVRTL; the protein is encoded by the coding sequence ATGGCGATTCGCGACGCGACTCCCGCCGACATCGAAGCGATGGTGACGCTTTCCGAGGCGTTTCGCCAGCGTCTGACCACGTACTCGCCAACCTTCTGGCGCAAGGCCGAGGATTCCTTCGCGCGGCAAGTGACCTGGTTCGAGATTCTACTTGGACTCGACGACACCATCGCGCTGGTCGATGACGAAGAGGGATCGCTGCGCGGCTTCGTGATCGGCCGGCTCACGCCCGCGCCACCCGTGTATGCACCGGGCGGACCGGGTTGTTTGATCGACGACTTCTGCGTAACGTCGGAAGATGATTGGCCGACCGTCGGCCGCGCGCTGCTGGCCGAGATCGAAGCGCGCAGCAAACAGCGCGGCGCCGGTGCGTGCATAGTCATCTGCGCACATCTCGATGCGCGCAAGCGCGCGTTCCTCGCGCAACGCGACTTCGCCGTGACTGCCGAGTGGCACGTGCGCACGTTGTGA
- a CDS encoding GIY-YIG nuclease family protein has translation MGIFAVRNRTNGKILLGASLNLPGSLNRTRFQLQHGSHKIAALQQDWTTYGADGFSFEVLDELPPVEDKSHDYREDLNTLESLWLDKLRPYGDAGYNTPPTTDR, from the coding sequence ATGGGCATCTTCGCCGTTCGCAATCGCACCAACGGCAAGATTCTGCTCGGCGCTAGCCTGAACCTGCCAGGCAGTCTGAATCGCACCCGCTTCCAGTTGCAGCATGGTAGCCACAAGATCGCGGCGCTCCAGCAAGACTGGACCACGTACGGCGCCGACGGCTTTTCCTTCGAGGTGCTGGACGAACTGCCTCCCGTCGAAGACAAGAGCCACGACTACCGCGAGGATCTCAACACGCTGGAGTCGCTGTGGCTCGATAAGCTGCGGCCCTACGGCGACGCGGGCTACAACACGCCGCCGACAACGGACCGCTAG
- the wrbA gene encoding NAD(P)H:quinone oxidoreductase, producing MSKVLILYYSMYGHVETLAHAIADGARGVAGTDVTIKRVPDLMPEDVARNHGAKLDQSAPLAKPSELADYDAIIFGTPTRFGNMAAQMRNFLDQTGKLWVQGALVGKVGSVFTSTATQHGGQETTILSFYPTLIHHGMIIVGVPYSCAELNNMSEITGGTPYGASTMAGSDGQRQPSENELIIARFQGRHVAEVTRTLTVV from the coding sequence ATGAGCAAAGTTCTGATTCTCTACTACAGCATGTACGGCCACGTGGAGACGTTGGCGCACGCCATCGCCGACGGCGCTCGCGGCGTGGCGGGCACGGATGTCACGATCAAGCGGGTGCCCGATTTGATGCCGGAAGATGTCGCGCGCAACCACGGCGCGAAGCTTGACCAATCCGCGCCGCTCGCCAAGCCGAGCGAGTTGGCCGACTACGACGCCATCATCTTCGGCACACCGACGCGGTTCGGAAACATGGCCGCGCAGATGCGCAACTTCCTCGATCAGACCGGCAAGCTATGGGTGCAAGGCGCGCTGGTGGGAAAGGTCGGCAGCGTGTTCACCAGCACCGCAACGCAACACGGCGGACAGGAGACGACGATCCTGTCCTTCTACCCGACCCTGATCCATCACGGCATGATCATCGTCGGCGTGCCCTACTCCTGCGCTGAACTGAACAACATGAGTGAGATCACCGGTGGTACGCCCTACGGCGCCAGCACCATGGCCGGCAGCGATGGCCAACGGCAGCCGAGCGAGAACGAACTCATCATCGCCCGCTTCCAAGGTAGGCACGTGGCGGAGGTCACCAGAACACTCACAGTCGTGTAG
- a CDS encoding SDR family oxidoreductase, with product MGKLNDKVAIVTGGAFGNGRGIAVRFAAEGADVVIADVDEARMAETAELIRAQGRRALVQRCDVSKKVDIDQLISAAVAQFGHVDIAVANAGVVEKDTDCLRMTEAQWDRTISVNLKGVFFTLQAAANQMIAQGRGGRLIATASVMAEWGSAGSPAYCASKGGVKQLVKSFAIACGRSGITCNAIGPGFIATGMTQNILDNPMMANALVDRTPVGRIGEPGDVANVAAFLAGDAAGFMTGTILFPDGGITAGMYSATAAQMAAQMAAQQSAGR from the coding sequence ATGGGAAAGTTGAACGACAAGGTGGCAATCGTGACCGGCGGTGCGTTCGGCAACGGGCGCGGTATCGCGGTGCGGTTTGCGGCAGAGGGCGCGGATGTGGTCATCGCGGATGTCGACGAAGCTCGCATGGCGGAGACGGCGGAGCTGATCCGCGCGCAGGGCCGGCGCGCATTGGTTCAGCGCTGCGACGTATCCAAGAAAGTCGATATCGATCAGCTCATCAGTGCCGCGGTCGCGCAGTTCGGCCACGTCGACATCGCGGTGGCCAACGCGGGGGTGGTCGAGAAGGATACCGACTGCTTGCGGATGACCGAGGCGCAGTGGGACCGCACGATCAGTGTCAATCTCAAGGGCGTGTTCTTCACGCTGCAGGCCGCCGCGAATCAGATGATCGCGCAAGGCCGCGGCGGCCGGTTGATCGCCACCGCGAGTGTGATGGCGGAGTGGGGCAGCGCCGGGAGCCCGGCGTACTGCGCCAGCAAAGGGGGGGTGAAGCAGTTGGTGAAATCGTTTGCGATCGCCTGCGGACGGTCCGGCATCACCTGCAACGCGATCGGTCCCGGCTTCATCGCCACGGGGATGACCCAAAACATCCTCGACAATCCGATGATGGCGAACGCTCTGGTGGACCGAACGCCGGTCGGCCGCATCGGTGAGCCCGGCGACGTGGCCAACGTCGCTGCCTTCCTCGCCGGCGACGCCGCCGGGTTCATGACCGGCACGATTCTCTTTCCCGACGGCGGCATCACCGCCGGAATGTATTCTGCCACGGCGGCGCAGATGGCTGCGCAGATGGCCGCCCAGCAGAGCGCCGGGCGCTGA
- a CDS encoding SDR family oxidoreductase: MDLSLAGKVALVTGAARGIGRAIALELAHAGAAVAVGDVRLAKYQGERYYRLSRRVSGADEDVPTVDAIIQAGSRAVGIEFDVADSAQVRDAVTRATQELGPIDILVNNAGIVNNLASVAVMARDAWDRELAVNLSGQFACIQTCVPGMAERGWGRIINMSSVAAEQPLPLQPAYAASKAGVIALTKTVAKEYAARGVTCNAVLPGLIATPLVLSMPEPARAAVVRQVPAQRLGQPSEIAAVVVFLASRAAAFVNGVAIPVDGGLLLGPMS; the protein is encoded by the coding sequence ATGGATTTGTCACTCGCCGGCAAGGTGGCGTTGGTCACCGGCGCAGCGCGCGGAATCGGCCGCGCCATCGCGCTGGAGTTGGCGCACGCGGGTGCCGCGGTCGCCGTTGGCGATGTGCGCCTCGCGAAATATCAGGGCGAGCGCTACTACCGATTGTCACGCCGAGTGTCGGGTGCGGATGAAGACGTGCCGACGGTCGACGCGATCATTCAAGCTGGTAGCCGTGCCGTCGGGATCGAGTTCGATGTCGCCGATAGCGCGCAGGTACGCGACGCGGTCACGCGAGCGACTCAAGAGTTGGGGCCGATCGACATTCTCGTCAACAACGCCGGCATCGTGAACAACCTCGCCTCGGTCGCCGTGATGGCGCGCGACGCGTGGGATCGCGAGTTGGCGGTGAATCTCAGCGGCCAGTTCGCGTGCATTCAAACATGCGTGCCGGGGATGGCGGAGCGCGGGTGGGGGCGCATCATCAATATGTCCTCAGTGGCGGCCGAGCAGCCGCTGCCACTGCAGCCGGCGTACGCGGCGAGCAAGGCCGGCGTGATTGCGCTGACGAAAACCGTGGCGAAGGAGTACGCCGCGCGCGGCGTGACGTGCAATGCTGTGCTGCCCGGGCTCATCGCCACGCCGCTGGTGCTGTCGATGCCGGAGCCAGCCCGCGCCGCGGTGGTGCGACAAGTCCCGGCGCAGCGGCTCGGGCAGCCCAGCGAGATCGCCGCTGTCGTCGTGTTCCTCGCCTCGCGCGCAGCGGCCTTTGTGAACGGTGTGGCGATTCCGGTCGATGGTGGATTGTTGCTGGGGCCGATGTCGTAG
- a CDS encoding methionine synthase, which yields MERSDKRILTTHAGSLPRPAALVELMVKKSRRELVDAAVFAETVERATQHVVTRQLEVGVDVGNNGEQPRESFFTYVQHRLSGFGGQSQRPIMRDIVRYQSFLNLKLPDFSGTMVSLMNAPKAIGAVQYVDRSEVERECANYRRILGDQASGFVESFMSAASPGIVASAMLNEHYASDDDYVMALADALKVEYEYIVEQGFVLQLDCPDLAMERHTSFADRPLADFLAFVDRNIVAINRALANIPRERVRLHVCWGNYEAPHDLDVPLDDILPRLYQARVGALVLSMGNPRHAHEHRCFARHPLPADMLLVAGVIDTTTNYVEHPEVVADRIELAARAVGDPHRVLAGTDCGFDTAAGLGEVAEEVVWEKLRALRAGADLATRRLL from the coding sequence ATGGAGCGGAGCGACAAACGCATTCTGACCACTCACGCTGGCAGCCTGCCGCGGCCGGCGGCGTTGGTGGAGTTGATGGTGAAGAAGAGCCGGCGCGAGCTGGTGGACGCCGCTGTGTTTGCGGAGACGGTCGAGCGGGCGACGCAGCATGTCGTTACGCGCCAGCTCGAAGTCGGCGTCGACGTTGGCAACAACGGCGAGCAGCCGCGCGAGAGTTTCTTCACCTACGTGCAGCATCGCCTAAGTGGCTTCGGCGGCCAGAGCCAACGGCCGATCATGCGCGACATCGTTCGCTATCAGAGCTTTTTGAATCTCAAACTTCCCGACTTCTCGGGCACGATGGTAAGCCTGATGAACGCGCCGAAGGCCATCGGCGCCGTGCAGTACGTCGATCGCTCAGAGGTTGAACGGGAGTGCGCCAACTACCGGCGGATACTCGGCGACCAGGCAAGTGGCTTCGTCGAGTCGTTCATGAGCGCGGCGTCGCCGGGAATCGTCGCCAGCGCGATGTTGAACGAACACTACGCCAGCGACGACGACTATGTCATGGCGCTCGCCGACGCGCTGAAGGTGGAATACGAGTACATTGTCGAGCAGGGCTTCGTGCTGCAGCTGGATTGCCCCGACTTGGCGATGGAGCGGCACACGTCGTTCGCCGACCGGCCGTTGGCGGACTTCCTGGCCTTCGTCGACCGCAACATCGTGGCCATCAACCGCGCGCTGGCGAACATCCCACGCGAGCGCGTGCGCTTGCACGTGTGCTGGGGCAACTACGAAGCGCCGCACGACCTCGACGTGCCGCTCGACGACATTCTCCCGCGCCTCTACCAGGCGCGCGTCGGTGCGTTGGTGTTGTCGATGGGCAATCCGCGCCACGCGCACGAGCACCGCTGCTTCGCGCGCCATCCGCTGCCCGCCGACATGCTCTTGGTCGCCGGCGTGATCGACACAACCACCAACTACGTCGAGCATCCCGAAGTGGTGGCCGACCGCATCGAGCTGGCGGCGCGCGCCGTCGGCGATCCGCACCGCGTCCTCGCCGGCACCGACTGCGGCTTCGACACGGCAGCCGGCCTGGGCGAGGTGGCTGAAGAGGTGGTGTGGGAGAAGTTGCGCGCCCTGCGCGCCGGCGCGGATCTGGCGACGCGGCGGCTGCTCTGA
- a CDS encoding M13 family metallopeptidase — translation MTGRRAGGRLKQWAHLALLLAAAHCSPPPRSGAPVVASNHVRGPIAMPEERATVEVNAALLRSADPCQDFYRFACGGWLNKVAMPSDYSMWGRGMIEVREFQLRELRRLLSEDPADDPGLSSAEDFFRACSEAGDAATAAANLQPFVDLIASVNNAAALMHAVGVLHMIGVPVLFTITTGPDWMNPEMTLVSLDQGGLGLHVPSFYLGTDLVSHTVRDQYRAHVVRMLALVGESDAAADEQANTVMAFEHSLAEIFRARDPQLEPQRLYRKAAVTELQELTPHLPWEAYFTEIGHSGSGGFNVAAPEYLSELDRLIAASDFRVVRAYLRWQLVHYTAEMLADAVAAEHFRFYQSIVGSNDAEPRWRRCVQSTDQALGDSLARAYLNRHPVGESERGVHDMIGYVAPAVEAMVSEAAWMDANTRGAAAAKLRGVKLQVGHPTPWPDRDEAPESSGDYFAKSAAIRRTEFARALSRVGTPIDRSRWIAPALTVNAFYSAPLNQITIPAGIMRPPFFDPGFPAAVNFGGLGTIIAHEFSHAIDRAGRHFDGAGRLSDWWGQATVEQFVQPAQCLRRVYGSTPAVKLRPTLAPINVNGEVTLTENMADIAGVRAAYRAYKQWTVSHDDPPSRVTGLNNDQLFFVAFAQAWCTRAKPEAELALMMIDRHAPPHVRVNGSLSQSPDFAEAFGCEIGTRMHPTDVCSVW, via the coding sequence ATGACGGGACGGCGTGCCGGCGGCCGACTGAAACAGTGGGCACATCTCGCGCTGCTGCTCGCCGCCGCGCATTGTAGTCCGCCGCCGCGTAGCGGTGCGCCGGTGGTGGCGAGCAACCACGTGCGCGGGCCGATCGCGATGCCGGAAGAACGCGCCACGGTCGAAGTCAACGCGGCGCTGCTGCGGTCGGCCGATCCCTGCCAGGACTTTTATCGCTTCGCCTGCGGTGGTTGGCTCAACAAGGTGGCGATGCCCTCGGACTATTCGATGTGGGGCCGTGGAATGATCGAGGTCCGCGAATTCCAGCTTCGGGAGTTGCGGCGGTTGTTGAGCGAGGATCCTGCCGATGATCCTGGGCTGAGCAGCGCGGAAGACTTCTTCCGCGCCTGTAGCGAGGCAGGCGATGCGGCAACCGCCGCGGCGAACCTTCAGCCGTTCGTCGACCTGATCGCAAGCGTAAACAACGCGGCGGCGCTGATGCACGCGGTTGGTGTCTTGCACATGATTGGTGTGCCGGTGCTGTTCACCATCACCACCGGCCCCGATTGGATGAATCCGGAGATGACCCTCGTAAGCCTCGACCAAGGGGGCCTCGGGTTGCACGTCCCGAGTTTCTATCTCGGCACAGATCTCGTCAGTCACACGGTGCGCGATCAGTACCGCGCGCACGTGGTGCGTATGCTGGCGTTGGTGGGTGAGTCCGACGCCGCTGCGGATGAGCAGGCGAACACCGTGATGGCTTTCGAGCACAGCCTCGCCGAGATCTTCCGCGCGCGCGATCCACAGCTTGAGCCCCAACGCCTGTATCGCAAGGCTGCCGTGACCGAGTTGCAGGAACTCACGCCGCATCTTCCATGGGAAGCCTACTTCACGGAGATTGGTCACTCGGGGAGCGGCGGGTTCAACGTCGCCGCTCCGGAATACCTGAGCGAGTTGGATCGCTTGATCGCCGCCTCCGACTTCCGCGTGGTGCGAGCCTACCTCCGCTGGCAGCTCGTCCACTACACTGCGGAGATGCTTGCGGACGCGGTCGCGGCAGAGCATTTTAGATTCTACCAATCGATCGTGGGCTCTAATGATGCGGAACCGCGGTGGCGACGGTGTGTGCAGTCCACCGATCAAGCGCTGGGCGATAGCCTGGCGCGCGCGTATCTCAATCGCCATCCCGTTGGCGAAAGCGAGCGCGGGGTTCACGACATGATTGGCTACGTGGCGCCAGCGGTTGAGGCGATGGTCTCCGAGGCGGCATGGATGGACGCGAACACGCGCGGCGCCGCCGCCGCAAAATTGCGCGGAGTCAAACTCCAAGTCGGCCACCCCACCCCATGGCCGGATCGAGATGAAGCGCCGGAGTCTTCCGGGGACTACTTTGCCAAGAGCGCAGCGATTCGGCGGACGGAGTTTGCGCGCGCGCTCAGTCGCGTTGGTACGCCCATCGATCGCTCGCGCTGGATCGCTCCAGCGTTGACGGTGAACGCGTTCTACAGCGCGCCGCTCAACCAGATCACGATTCCGGCTGGGATCATGCGCCCGCCCTTCTTCGATCCAGGGTTCCCGGCGGCCGTCAATTTCGGTGGATTGGGCACGATCATCGCACATGAGTTCAGCCACGCCATCGACCGCGCCGGTCGCCACTTTGACGGAGCCGGACGATTGTCAGATTGGTGGGGGCAGGCGACGGTCGAGCAGTTCGTGCAACCCGCGCAATGCCTGCGGCGGGTGTATGGGTCAACGCCGGCGGTAAAGTTGCGCCCGACACTCGCGCCAATAAACGTCAACGGTGAGGTGACGCTGACTGAGAACATGGCCGACATCGCCGGCGTCAGGGCGGCGTACCGAGCCTACAAGCAGTGGACGGTCAGTCACGACGATCCCCCCTCACGAGTTACCGGACTCAACAACGATCAACTCTTCTTCGTGGCGTTCGCGCAAGCGTGGTGTACCCGAGCGAAGCCGGAGGCCGAACTGGCGTTGATGATGATCGACCGTCACGCTCCACCGCATGTCCGTGTCAACGGCTCGCTGTCGCAGTCGCCGGACTTTGCCGAAGCGTTCGGATGCGAGATCGGTACCCGCATGCACCCCACCGATGTGTGCTCGGTGTGGTGA
- a CDS encoding Hsp70 family protein: MERFGLDFGTTNSSLTWARGAGDVTLCDLDLPAINPRVLRSLIYFSLDARDFVVGQRAIAEYLAEDMQGTLIQSIKTFLADNSFEQTWINDRYYKLEDLIAVIFRHVRAVIARLTDEDVFMVIGRPAVFVERPEREAIAQDRLRKAAQLAGFFDVEFQYEPIAAGLAYESSLTKPELALIADLGGGTSDFTVMRLGAGTDGDRRDDILATRGVQIAGDSFNARIMAQKLAKYFGAGTTYRTMEGRQMPFPKMLLAQLSRWHQVTFLRSPKTRELLGHIRWTSNAPRTVKAFETLLDGNYAFFLFQEIEQAKSQLSDREEAVIRFQRDEIDVDERLTRAEFEHLIAPDQAQVRRCMESVLSAAGVTAGDIDAVFLTGGSAQIPVIRKMFADTFGAEKLKAQDYLTSVAFGLGVSALRSQPSSTAQ, translated from the coding sequence ATGGAACGCTTCGGTCTCGACTTCGGCACGACCAACTCCTCGCTCACCTGGGCGCGCGGTGCGGGCGACGTCACGCTCTGCGACCTCGACTTGCCGGCGATCAATCCGCGCGTGTTGCGCAGCTTGATCTACTTCTCGCTCGACGCGCGCGACTTCGTGGTCGGCCAACGCGCGATCGCGGAGTATCTTGCCGAGGACATGCAAGGCACGCTGATCCAGTCGATCAAGACCTTCCTGGCCGATAACTCGTTCGAGCAAACCTGGATCAACGATCGTTACTACAAACTCGAAGACTTGATCGCGGTGATCTTCCGCCACGTGCGCGCGGTCATCGCGCGGCTCACCGACGAGGACGTGTTCATGGTCATCGGCCGCCCCGCCGTCTTCGTCGAGCGCCCCGAGCGCGAGGCGATTGCGCAGGACCGTTTGCGCAAAGCCGCGCAGCTCGCCGGGTTCTTCGACGTGGAGTTTCAGTACGAACCGATCGCAGCGGGTCTGGCCTACGAGTCGTCGTTGACCAAACCGGAGTTGGCGCTGATCGCCGACCTCGGCGGCGGCACGTCGGATTTCACCGTCATGCGTCTCGGCGCCGGCACCGACGGCGATCGGCGTGACGACATCCTGGCGACCCGCGGTGTGCAGATCGCCGGCGACTCGTTCAACGCGCGCATCATGGCGCAGAAGCTCGCCAAGTATTTCGGCGCCGGCACCACCTATCGCACGATGGAAGGGCGCCAGATGCCGTTTCCGAAGATGCTGCTGGCGCAGCTCAGCCGCTGGCATCAAGTGACGTTTCTCCGCAGCCCGAAGACGCGCGAGTTGCTCGGCCACATCCGCTGGACCTCGAACGCACCGCGCACTGTGAAAGCGTTCGAAACCCTGCTCGACGGCAACTACGCGTTCTTTCTGTTTCAGGAAATCGAGCAGGCGAAGAGCCAGCTGTCCGATCGCGAGGAAGCGGTGATCCGCTTCCAGCGTGACGAGATCGATGTCGACGAACGCCTCACGCGTGCCGAGTTCGAACACCTGATCGCGCCCGATCAAGCGCAAGTGCGTCGCTGCATGGAGTCCGTACTGAGTGCGGCCGGCGTGACGGCTGGCGACATCGACGCCGTCTTCCTCACCGGCGGCTCGGCGCAAATCCCGGTGATCCGAAAAATGTTCGCCGATACGTTCGGCGCGGAGAAGCTCAAGGCCCAGGACTACCTCACCTCGGTGGCGTTTGGATTGGGAGTGAGCGCGCTGCGATCGCAACCTAGTTCGACCGCGCAGTAG
- a CDS encoding phenylacetate--CoA ligase family protein: MSIEQSSGAGVRTASTEHDEALRGAIARARRSPFYAQHLAGHELRTRADLTALPLTFKSHLRDASPFGMLAVPAAKAWHYHESSGTTGEPISTWCGLGELRLMAAVVHRMVPELAQDTVLLNRFPLFAPVSFVFEEALRMAGACHIAAGNVSWDVPFTRALDFMRRLKVTALSCLPLEPILLRELAREQGVDLKEFASLKVIFAGGAVLTPALRRVIETDWSARVVEIYGSNETMLMGVGCTAGRLHLCTNLLEFEVLDPATHIPVAAGQPGLLTVTSLVHEAMPLVRYVTGDLVRVRTEFCRCGQAGQVAEVFGRADEVVEIGGARATSYDIMDAAYDFADGLGTRVFFMLIRKRGLHLLIEVAEPQRARDASAERTLAERIGLPVTVEYLAHNEVMDRTALFRTPKIYKPTQISDWRGDGRKTITIMEALLEWPQFDWRTLMHIGLRQLRNARRRRRLLREDR, from the coding sequence GTGAGTATCGAGCAGAGCAGCGGGGCAGGTGTGCGCACGGCAAGCACGGAGCACGACGAGGCGCTGCGCGGCGCGATCGCGCGCGCGCGCCGTAGCCCGTTCTACGCGCAACACTTGGCTGGCCACGAGTTGCGCACTCGCGCCGATCTGACGGCGTTACCGCTGACGTTCAAATCACACCTGCGCGACGCGAGTCCGTTCGGCATGCTCGCGGTGCCCGCCGCGAAAGCCTGGCACTACCACGAATCGAGCGGTACGACTGGCGAGCCGATCTCGACGTGGTGCGGCCTCGGCGAGCTACGCCTGATGGCCGCGGTGGTGCATCGCATGGTGCCGGAGCTGGCGCAGGACACGGTGTTGCTCAATCGCTTCCCCCTGTTCGCACCCGTGTCGTTCGTCTTTGAAGAAGCGCTGCGCATGGCGGGCGCCTGCCACATTGCCGCCGGCAACGTGAGCTGGGACGTGCCGTTCACCCGCGCGCTCGATTTCATGCGCCGGCTCAAGGTTACCGCCCTCAGTTGCCTGCCGCTCGAACCGATTCTGCTGCGTGAGTTGGCGCGCGAGCAAGGCGTCGACCTTAAAGAGTTCGCGTCGCTCAAGGTCATCTTTGCCGGCGGCGCCGTGCTGACGCCGGCGTTGCGCCGGGTGATCGAAACGGATTGGAGCGCGCGCGTCGTCGAGATCTACGGCTCGAACGAAACTATGCTGATGGGCGTCGGCTGCACCGCGGGGCGGCTGCACTTGTGTACCAACCTGCTCGAGTTCGAGGTCCTCGATCCTGCTACGCACATCCCCGTCGCTGCGGGCCAGCCCGGCTTGCTGACGGTGACCAGCCTGGTTCACGAAGCCATGCCGCTGGTCCGCTACGTTACCGGCGACCTCGTGCGTGTGCGCACGGAGTTCTGTCGCTGCGGCCAGGCCGGTCAGGTGGCGGAAGTGTTTGGGCGCGCGGACGAAGTGGTCGAGATCGGCGGTGCGCGCGCGACCTCCTACGATATCATGGATGCGGCTTACGACTTCGCCGATGGCTTGGGCACGCGTGTGTTCTTCATGCTGATCCGCAAGCGCGGGCTGCACTTGCTGATCGAAGTGGCGGAGCCGCAGCGCGCGCGCGATGCGAGTGCGGAGCGCACGCTCGCCGAGCGTATCGGCTTGCCGGTGACGGTTGAGTACCTCGCGCACAACGAGGTGATGGATCGCACCGCGTTGTTTCGGACGCCGAAGATCTACAAGCCGACGCAAATCAGCGATTGGCGCGGTGATGGACGCAAGACGATCACCATCATGGAAGCGCTGCTCGAATGGCCGCAGTTCGACTGGCGCACGCTGATGCACATCGGCCTGCGCCAGCTCCGCAACGCCCGCCGCCGCCGCCGACTGCTGCGCGAAGACCGTTGA
- a CDS encoding glutathione S-transferase family protein codes for MLRLYDYLPSGNGYKVRLLLAQLGIPFERIDLDINKGETRTAEFLQKNPNGRIPTLEPENGVFLPESNAILFYLAEGTAFFPTDRLERAQVLQWMCFEQYSHEPNIATVRFWMHSELTPERAALIPAKRQLGYAALGVMEQHLTTRTFFVGERYSIADIALYAYTHVANEGGFDLAPYPAVRTWLERVCLQPRCIPITES; via the coding sequence ATGCTGCGACTCTACGACTACTTGCCATCGGGCAATGGCTACAAGGTGCGACTGCTGCTGGCGCAACTGGGTATTCCGTTCGAGCGAATCGATCTCGACATCAACAAGGGCGAGACCCGCACGGCCGAGTTTCTCCAGAAGAACCCGAATGGCCGCATCCCGACGCTCGAACCGGAGAACGGCGTATTCCTGCCCGAGTCCAACGCAATCCTGTTCTATCTCGCCGAGGGGACGGCGTTCTTCCCCACTGACCGGCTGGAGCGCGCGCAAGTTTTGCAGTGGATGTGCTTCGAGCAATACAGCCACGAGCCCAACATCGCGACGGTGCGTTTTTGGATGCACTCGGAGCTGACGCCCGAGCGCGCCGCCCTGATCCCGGCGAAGCGACAACTCGGCTACGCCGCGCTCGGCGTGATGGAGCAGCACCTAACGACGCGCACATTCTTCGTCGGCGAGCGCTACTCGATCGCCGACATCGCGCTGTATGCCTACACCCACGTCGCCAATGAAGGCGGATTTGATCTGGCGCCCTACCCTGCGGTGCGCACTTGGTTGGAGCGTGTGTGCCTTCAGCCGCGATGCATTCCGATCACGGAATCGTGA